In Candidatus Hadarchaeales archaeon, one DNA window encodes the following:
- a CDS encoding DUF655 domain-containing protein, whose amino-acid sequence MAQKKFEDYGIVLDFLPQGHPNDPRPIHLREPVVQLLGEDFFTLLEVVPKKGMKFEVQERVFIGKGEREKVERIRRRIGYEDLTAAAKAVLPEAVRKLVESHPERFLDFFNKAGPVTTRFHQLELIPGIGKKLMWSILEEREKAPFSSLEDLKNRVKGLGDLKEMVANRILKELKGEDRYRIFVRPPSKKAEEEEV is encoded by the coding sequence TTGGCTCAGAAGAAGTTTGAGGATTACGGGATAGTGTTGGACTTCCTCCCACAGGGCCATCCGAACGATCCCAGACCCATCCATCTCAGGGAGCCTGTGGTCCAGCTTTTGGGCGAAGACTTCTTCACCCTCTTGGAAGTGGTGCCCAAGAAGGGGATGAAGTTCGAGGTGCAGGAAAGGGTGTTCATAGGTAAGGGGGAGAGGGAAAAGGTGGAGAGGATCAGGAGGAGAATAGGTTACGAGGATTTGACGGCGGCGGCCAAGGCGGTGCTCCCGGAAGCGGTGAGGAAGCTCGTGGAAAGCCATCCCGAGAGGTTCTTGGATTTTTTCAACAAGGCAGGTCCTGTGACCACGAGGTTCCACCAGTTAGAGCTCATTCCTGGAATAGGAAAGAAACTCATGTGGAGTATCTTGGAGGAGAGGGAGAAGGCCCCCTTTTCCAGCTTGGAGGATCTCAAGAACAGGGTGAAAGGCCTGGGGGACCTGAAGGAGATGGTGGCCAACAGGATCCTGAAAGAACTGAAGGGTGAGGACAGGTACAGGATTTTCGTTAGGCCACCCTCGAAGAAGGCTGAGGAAGAGGAGGTCTAG
- a CDS encoding UPF0147 family protein encodes MSLSSETEAKLKKASELLLNLAGDPSVPRNIRRLASQARETLLKKGEEPSVRAAFAASMLEEASNDPNIPMHARTSIWNLLSLLETIRE; translated from the coding sequence ATGTCCTTGTCCTCCGAGACGGAGGCGAAGCTCAAAAAAGCCAGCGAACTGCTCTTGAACTTGGCCGGGGATCCCTCGGTCCCCAGAAACATCAGAAGGCTTGCCAGCCAAGCTAGGGAGACCCTGTTGAAAAAGGGTGAAGAACCTTCCGTGAGGGCTGCCTTCGCCGCCAGCATGCTCGAGGAAGCCAGCAACGACCCCAACATTCCCATGCACGCTAGGACCTCCATCTGGAACCTCCTAAGCCTGCTGGAGACCATCCGTGAGTAA